The following are from one region of the Salvia hispanica cultivar TCC Black 2014 chromosome 1, UniMelb_Shisp_WGS_1.0, whole genome shotgun sequence genome:
- the LOC125201910 gene encoding probable polyamine aminopropyl transferase translates to MIASMRCPLPVCSSSPSANSFKSTPCIVAFAGSNRKKSSRLKVKATAAQQEEDFQVLTAIQTRYNNVVIVDTTESRLLLLDSTHNVHSMLNKETKWTDSYWDEFSALPPVVPPGPIAIFGLGGGTAAHLMLDLWPSLQIHGWEIDEILIHLSREYFGLSDLEKQTREGGLLTTHIGDVFSPEAAISGGYAGIVVDLFAEGKVLPELEQAATWLQLSEKLMPGGRFMVNCGAGEGEAVSRDNETWKLNAAIRAMCEAFPGQVNWKKMPKGSGENYMALTGVLPDLSAWSATLPYPLNSSINPWKTCT, encoded by the exons ATGATTGCCTCTATGCGATGCCCTCTTCCTGTTTGCTCTTCTTCTCCCTCCGCCAATTCATTCAAATCAACACCTTGTATCGTTGCATTTGCTGGTAGCAATCGCAAGAAATCAAGCAGATTGAAGGTGAAAGCTACTGCGGCCCAGCAAGAAGAGGATTTCCAAGTCCTGACAGCCATCCAGACCAGATACAACAACGTAGTAATTGTTGATACAACTGAATCAAGGCTTCTTCTTCTCGACTCAACTC ATAATGTGCATAGCATGCTTAACAAAGAGACCAAATGGACAGATTCCTATTGG GATGAGTTTAGTGCATTGCCACCTGTGGTTCCTCCGGGCCCTATTGCAATCTTTGGCTTG GGCGGAGGAACGGCTGCACATTTGATGCTTGATTTGTGGCCATCGTTGCAGATTCATGGCTGGGAGATAGATGAAATT TTGATACATTTGTCCAGAGAATATTTTGGACTGTCCGACTTGGAGAAGCAAACTAGAGAGGGTGGACTGCTTACTACTCACATCGGTGATGTTTTTTCTCCCGAAGCTGCTATTTCGGGAGGATATGCAGGCATCGTTGTTGATCTGTTTGCAGAGGGAAAGGTTTTGCCAGAGTTAGAACAG GCTGCTACTTGGTTACAACTATCTGAGAAATTGATGCCTGGAGGCCGCTTCATGGTAAACTGTGGTGCGGGTGAAGGTGAAGCGGTTTCTCGAGATAATGAAACTTGGAAGCTGAATGCAGCAATTAGGGCCATGTGTGAAGCATTTCCTGGTCAA GTGAATTGGAAGAAGATGCCAAAGGGTTCAGGAGAAAACTATATGGCTTTGACAGGGGTTTTGCCAGATTTGAGTGCCTGGTCTGCTACTCTCCCTTACCCGCTCAATTCAAGCATCAATCCATGGAAGACATGTACCTGA
- the LOC125213109 gene encoding probable carboxylesterase 18: protein MDKSAVHRPQLPLKTRISLFFLSAVTDATMRPDGTVNRRLFSTLTYILKVPPSSSKPRHGVATSDVPVDPSRGLWFRLFVPRDSDIQKLPVLVFFHGGGFVYLSPDFKAYDDVCRRFARAIPAVVVSVNYRLAPEHPYPAQYDDGYDVLRFLEAEGSRILPEKADLSRCFVAGDSAGGNLAHHVALRVAQHAEPPGELRVLGVIAIQPFFGGEQVRKSEIELEGVDVIVNPARTQFMWKAFMPRADRDHEVINVCGPNAVDISNISFPATMVVVAGFDSLKDWQMSYYNWLIESGKEAYLVDYPNMFHAFYIFPELPESTLLVSELKSFIHKQSKV, encoded by the coding sequence ATGGATAAATCCGCTGTACACCGACCTCAGCTCCCTCTCAAGACGCGCATCAGCCTCTTCTTCCTCAGCGCCGTCACCGACGCCACCATGCGCCCCGACGGCACCGTCAACCGCCGCCTCTTCTCGACTCTAACCTACATCCTGAAGGTCCCACCCTCCTCCTCCAAGCCCCGCCACGGCGTCGCCACCTCCGACGTCCCCGTGGACCCCTCCCGCGGCCTCTGGTTCCGCCTCTTCGTCCCCCGCGACTCCGATATTCAGAAACTCCCCGTGCTCGTCTTCTTCCACGGCGGCGGCTTCGTCTACCTCTCCCCCGACTTCAAGGCCTACGACGACGTCTGCCGCCGCTTCGCCCGCGCGATCCCGGCCGTCGTCGTCTCGGTGAACTACCGCCTCGCCCCGGAGCACCCGTACCCGGCGCAGTACGACGACGGCTACGACGTGCTCCGGTTCCTCGAGGCCGAGGGGAGCAGGATCCTCCCGGAGAAGGCCGACCTGTCCCGCTGCTTCGTGGCAGGGGACAGCGCCGGGGGCAACCTGGCCCACCACGTGGCTCTGCGCGTTGCCCAGCACGCAGAGCCACCAGGCGAGCTCAGGGTACTCGGAGTGATTGCAATACAGCCCTTCTTCGGGGGAGAGCAGGTCCGGAAATCGGAGATCGAGCTGGAAGGCGTGGACGTCATTGTCAACCCTGCCCGGACGCAGTTCATGTGGAAGGCGTTCATGCCCCGGGCAGACCGCGACCATGAGGTCATCAATGTGTGCGGGCCGAACGCAGTTGATATTTCGAATATTAGTTTTCCGGCGAccatggtggtggtggcgggGTTCGACTCGCTAAAGGACTGGCAGATGAGCTACTACAACTGGCTCATTGAATCCGGGAAAGAAGCTTATCTCGTCGACTACCCCAACATGTTCCACGCCTTCTACATTTTTCCTGAGCTTCCTGAATCTACGCTCCTCGTTTCCGAACTCAAGAGCTTCATCCACAAACAGTCTAAGGTCTAA
- the LOC125201680 gene encoding uncharacterized protein LOC125201680, with product MSSGGAGHRAKARSISGWTDFDLNQRRKQQGAADNHDSNPYPSLSALAAPRKNESLLVKPFSSVLAPSIAFPSLKDVKSSNSPATTSTAENAATAKLAYGKLKDRHPWADESLIQDVLAGVNDNVDEALSLLEAMVITDNHQVDKKEEVESSCNNFDSAAGNHRQSMDGGSSLQLLDIIKSLPVEPEPEWGEDDVYLIYRKDAIRMTRSASRHSKSANDAYIRGDHAAAHHFSVKAQQEWAAAERLNAKAAKEILDLRNCKNDPWTLDLHGLHAAEAVKALHEHLMSVETLLSPHCLEAQQVMVKESSVSVAASAQSSGQLEMEKFGRRHPTSRQRITLLQVITGKGNHSRGSAALPSAVRNFLSEKGYSFDETRPGVIMVRPKFRLR from the exons atGAGCAGTGGTGGTGCTGGCCACAGAGCTAAGGCTCGTAGCATCTCCGGTTGGACTGATTTTGACCTTAATCAAAGAAGGAAGCAGCAAGGTGCTGCCGACAATCATGATTCCAATCCTTATCCTTCCTTATCAGCCCTAGCTGCACCTAGAAAAAACGAATCCCTTTTAGTTAAACCCTTTTCATCCGTGCTTGCCCCTTCAATTGCTTTTCCTTCCTTGAAAGATGTCAAGAGTAGCAACTCTCCAGCCACCACTTCTACAGCTGAGAACGCTGCCACAGCTAAGTTAGCTTATGGAAAGCTTAAAGATCGCCACCCCTGGGCAGATGAAAGCTTGATTCAGGATGTTTTGGCTGGTGTAAACGACAATGTCGATGAGGCTTTGTCTTTACTAGAAGCAATGGTCATTACTGATAATCATCAAGTTGACAAGAAGGAAGAAGTTGAGTCAAGCTGCAATAATTTTGACTCTGCAGCTGGAAATCACAGACAATCCATGGATGGGGGATCTTCATTACAGTTACTGGATATCATCAAGTCTTTACCCGTTGAACCCGAGCCTGAGTGGGGAGAGGATGATGTCTATCTGATATACCGGAAAGATGCAATAAGGATGACGAG ATCAGCATCTCGTCATTCAAAGTCTGCTAATGATGCATACATAAGGGGTGACCATGCAGCCGCTCACCATTTCTCAGTTAAAGCTCAACAAGAATGGGCTGCTGCTGAGAGGCTCAATGCTAAGGCAGCCAAAGAAATTCTGGATTTGAGGAATTGTAAAAATGATCCATGGACATTAGATTTACATGGTCTTCATGCAGCAGAAGCAGTTAAAGCATTGCATGAACATTTAATGAGTGTTGAAACCCTACTATCACCGCACTGTTTAGAAGCACAGCAAGTAATGGTAAAGGAATCCAGCGTGTCAGTTGCTGCATCTGCACAATCATCTGGTCAGCTTGAGATGGAGAAGTTCGGGAGACGGCACCCAACTTCTAGGCAGAGGATTACATTGTTACAAGTTATAACAG GAAAGGGTAATCATAGCCGGGGATCAGCTGCACTCCCATCAGCTGTCAGAAACTTTCTCAGTGAGAAAGG GTATAGTTTCGATGAGACTAGACCTGGGGTTATAATGGTACGACCCAAGTTTCGGTTGCGATGA